The genomic segment CGGTCACTATAATTAATCGGTGTCAGTGTCGATCGACTTTATTGCACGTGCTTGTTTCTTAAATGTTTCTACtttatttcctcttttgttGAGCTCTCTgcctccctctctttctcacacacacacacacacacacacacacacacacgcgcgcacgcacgctccctctctctctctctctatcgaaaaatttataaatttaacagCGTTTGACGCAGTTTCGATATCGAGGAAATTACGTTGGTTAAGTACAAACAAAGTAACAAAACAGAATACAGCGACACGTTTGAACGCTAAAAAGAAGTTGGTGGAATTTGGAGGTATAACTAGTAAATGATATTAATCGTGGTTTCCGTGACAGCCGTATACAGCGATAGATTTCTATCGTTACGTGCGGCTtcagaataaataaatactccACTCACCGATGCCGTTCGGGATTCCATTTTATACAGTTATTTACACGCTAATTTACACGACCTTCGTCCTAGACTCTGATATATctataagaaaatttataattaacgcGTACGGTAAATTCCTCGGACACTACGTGGATTAATCGATAACGTGCTCGTTTAACCATTAACCATTACTTCGTAGTAGGTAGTGCGAGTGACTGTAATTACGAGATTTGCTTCGTATCCATTCGGAGAGAACGAGAACGTCGGCTATTTAAATTTACATTGCGATCGAGGTACGTTTAACATCCGTGTATAGTCTCGTTCGGCCGACGACATTTTTCGATTCGCTTAGAACGTCGGAAGGTAGACCGGATTAAGACCGTACAGAGCGAACGCGATAGCTACAGCTACAAAAACCGGTAACCGTTGTAAAACAGCCTTCCGTAGATCTATTCTTTCTTTGGCCGATCAAGTAGAATATCGATAAAAAAGGTAGCGAGAGAATCGAGCACTTTGAAACGGACTAGCTCAATCGCGATCCGAGAATTACACGATCTAAAACTTCTTTGGAAACTTTGATTCGGTAAGGATAACGCGACAGGTGTACGCGATGAACGCTGGACGACTTGGTGGTAGGTTGAAGCCGCGGTTGACCAAATCGATCAACCAACGACGCTTTCGTTTTCGATCCTAGCGAAATGGCGAAATTTTCGCCTTACTTCTCGTCGTTGAGTTTCGCCAGCTGGCTCGGGTCGAGGTCCGGCGCGATCGTGTTTTGCACCTGAATGTGAGTGGAGTGAAGGGGCGGGCATAGCAAGGGATGATAGGGGAGACAGTAGTACGGGAAACCGCCGAGCGCTTTGTTCGCCGGATGAATTTGCGGGGCTGACATTTGCCCGGGAAGTTGCCCGGAACCACGAAGTGGCAATCCCCTCAGATGCTCGTCCGGATGCACGAGCACTCGTACCGCCACGCGCCTCGCGTTTCCGGAATTAACCAGCGCGCCTAGCTCCTGCTGCTGTCGTCTTTTGGTCTTGTACCTGGACCGTCGAcaaattgcaaattaattaaCATCCTATGATACTGGAATTCGTATTTGTCCGATTCGAAGACGCGGTTACGATCGAATCGGTCGCGAATGTTCGATTTCGGAACAGAGTAGAATGAAATGTACTATCCGCGTCGAAAGACGAGAAATTAACTGTTCGAccacggatgtttatgcaaattcacgttTCCACTTAAAATGGCGATTTTTCCATCGTTTTAAGCGGTTTAACGACGCGTATTATTTACATCCGTTAAATTGatcgtaaatgcataaatatccacggtCTATCGACTACGCTGTATCATCGTACCGTCTGTTTTGGAACCAAATCTTGACTTGAGTCTCGGTCAGCTTGAGTCCTCGCGCAAGGTCCGCTCGCTCGGGCCCCGACAAGTATTTCTGCGCCGCGAATCTTCTCTCCAATTCGTAAACCTGGGCGTGAGAGAAGGCCGCCCTGCTACGTTTCTTCCTGCTCTGCAGATTCTGTCCGTGATTCTG from the Bombus terrestris chromosome 1, iyBomTerr1.2, whole genome shotgun sequence genome contains:
- the LOC100647922 gene encoding homeobox protein mls-2 is translated as MSDIVEDDKRSEASPKPSQLTPFSIADILSRRTSYTERRPSESEEAQAIASFAKKSHQRDYDCLENGHREVRSEDRNQMARFSRLPSPDLNVARELDILTRNLVHANISNFGNIPHLAQGTFKHLESLGNMGGYQPVKDSRDSSQRQQDEALDMSKNKYLEDGEEDMFEAQNHGQNLQSRKKRSRAAFSHAQVYELERRFAAQKYLSGPERADLARGLKLTETQVKIWFQNRRYKTKRRQQQELGALVNSGNARRVAVRVLVHPDEHLRGLPLRGSGQLPGQMSAPQIHPANKALGGFPYYCLPYHPLLCPPLHSTHIQVQNTIAPDLDPSQLAKLNDEK